The following are encoded together in the Bacillota bacterium genome:
- the splB gene encoding spore photoproduct lyase, whose translation MFKPERVLFEREALSYPLGEKLHRFFRAQGVELGFTGSHNRVTGIPGKTRAAKFFHAKRTLVVGVRRSRDFETCRPSAHYQLPLATGCPGLCEYCYLLTNLGRSPYIRIYVNVEEILEAAAGYIRARLPEATVFEGAATSDPLAVEPYTGSLALAIEFFARQPQGRFRFVTKFTDVEPLLRLEHRGATRFRFSINTERVIRAYEHATPLLQERLAAARRAAAAGYPLGFMIAPIIAEGDWEREYGALFEELAPFAALPDLTFELITHRFTARARALIRELFPRTELPLDERERAFKWGQFGYGKYVYPPEVRKKIEAFFRAALETGFPRARVEYFV comes from the coding sequence ATGTTCAAACCGGAACGCGTCCTTTTCGAAAGGGAGGCCCTTTCCTACCCGCTGGGGGAAAAACTTCACCGCTTTTTCCGGGCGCAGGGCGTGGAGCTGGGCTTCACCGGCTCCCACAACCGGGTGACCGGGATTCCCGGGAAAACGCGGGCCGCGAAGTTCTTTCATGCGAAGCGCACCCTCGTGGTGGGGGTCCGGCGCAGCAGGGACTTCGAAACCTGCCGCCCCTCGGCCCACTACCAGCTTCCCCTCGCCACCGGCTGCCCCGGGCTCTGCGAGTACTGCTACCTGCTGACCAACCTGGGGCGCAGCCCCTACATCCGGATCTACGTCAACGTTGAAGAAATTCTCGAGGCCGCGGCGGGCTACATCCGCGCCAGGCTCCCGGAGGCAACGGTTTTCGAGGGGGCCGCCACGTCGGATCCCCTCGCCGTAGAGCCGTACACCGGAAGCCTCGCCCTTGCAATCGAATTCTTCGCCCGGCAGCCTCAGGGGCGCTTCCGCTTCGTCACCAAATTCACGGATGTCGAGCCCCTGCTCCGCCTGGAGCACCGCGGCGCGACCCGGTTCCGCTTTTCCATCAACACGGAAAGGGTGATCAGGGCCTACGAACACGCCACACCGTTGCTGCAGGAGCGCCTGGCGGCCGCCCGGAGGGCTGCGGCGGCAGGCTACCCCCTGGGCTTCATGATCGCCCCCATCATCGCGGAAGGCGACTGGGAAAGGGAATACGGCGCCCTTTTCGAGGAGCTGGCCCCCTTCGCCGCCCTCCCCGACCTGACATTTGAGCTGATCACCCACCGCTTTACGGCGCGCGCCCGGGCCCTGATCCGGGAGCTGTTCCCAAGAACGGAACTCCCGCTCGACGAAAGGGAGAGGGCTTTCAAATGGGGGCAGTTCGGCTACGGGAAGTACGTCTACCCGCCGGAGGTGCGCAAAAAAATCGAAGCCTTCTTCCGCGCCGCGCTCGAGACAGGCTTCCCCCGCGCCCGCGTCGAGTACTTCGTTTAA
- the nuoE gene encoding NADH-quinone oxidoreductase subunit NuoE → MTEAEVRELIARHQTPNGRVSGILGEIQKKYRYLPEEALRLVARELGIPLTQVYGVATFYAAFSLEPKGEHLICVCHGTTCHVRGAKQLAERLEAELQIKQGETTKDGKFTLEAVRCLGCCSLAPVVSIDGKVFGRIRPEQIPEVVSAWRGGEQT, encoded by the coding sequence ATGACGGAAGCGGAGGTACGGGAGCTGATCGCCCGGCACCAGACGCCGAACGGCAGAGTTTCGGGAATACTGGGCGAAATCCAGAAGAAATACCGCTACCTTCCGGAAGAGGCGCTGCGCCTGGTGGCGCGCGAGCTGGGCATCCCCCTGACCCAGGTCTACGGAGTAGCCACCTTCTACGCGGCCTTCAGCCTGGAGCCGAAAGGGGAGCACCTGATCTGCGTCTGCCACGGCACCACCTGCCACGTCAGGGGAGCGAAGCAGCTTGCGGAGCGGCTGGAAGCGGAGCTCCAGATCAAACAGGGGGAAACGACAAAAGACGGAAAGTTCACGCTGGAGGCGGTGCGCTGCCTGGGCTGCTGCAGCCTGGCGCCGGTTGTAAGCATCGACGGCAAAGTTTTCGGCCGCATCAGGCCCGAGCAGATTCCGGAGGTCGTCAGCGCCTGGCGGGGAGGGGAGCAGACGTGA
- a CDS encoding exonuclease, with product MVRLTFYDGASCIGGNKILCEADGTAVFLDFGTNFGAEGTFFDEFLRPRAIVGLGDLLDLGLLPPLRGIYRPDFELPGRTRWDRVSSHPCYRSLEVQGVLLSHAHVDHSGYISFLDHRIPVFTGLVTALIAKAMQDTAQGGFDRETCYITPREVREGLLQAANYRKAACEQRRYICLGAPSLPPAAAAFWARPASSRPLNCFPLEAVEGDVEIGSLRVRWWPVDHSIPGAGAFGIETSEGWVLYTGDLRLHGKGAAKTRRFMEEAAALAPLALICEGTHPGTERPVREEEVAERAREVIGRAGGLVVADFGPRNIERLLAFREAAEGAGRRLGITTKDAYLLEALATAGGGIPDPLADETFALYVDLKAARPLWERELLERYRTRCPERVVDAAAVSRDQGAYVLCFSYYDFHELLDISPQGGVYIYSSSEAFNEEMHIDLDRLRAWIRYLGLNLVGDPGDREGRGREPGFHASGHIHGPGLVELVETIRPQVLIPVHGEDRRFFEQFRGLVRLFFPEHGETVVLP from the coding sequence ATGGTGCGCTTGACTTTTTACGACGGGGCGAGCTGCATCGGGGGAAACAAGATCCTCTGCGAGGCCGACGGAACTGCGGTGTTCCTGGATTTCGGCACCAATTTCGGGGCCGAAGGAACCTTCTTTGACGAGTTCCTCCGCCCGCGCGCCATCGTGGGGCTGGGCGATCTCCTCGACCTGGGGCTTCTTCCGCCCTTGAGGGGGATTTACCGGCCGGACTTCGAGCTTCCCGGCCGCACCCGCTGGGACCGCGTGAGCAGCCACCCCTGCTACCGCAGCCTGGAGGTCCAGGGGGTGCTCCTTTCCCACGCCCACGTTGACCACAGCGGCTACATTTCCTTTCTCGACCACCGGATCCCCGTTTTCACCGGGCTGGTTACCGCTCTGATCGCGAAGGCGATGCAGGACACGGCGCAGGGCGGCTTCGACCGGGAGACCTGCTATATCACCCCCCGCGAGGTCAGGGAGGGGCTCCTCCAGGCGGCAAACTACAGAAAGGCAGCCTGCGAGCAGCGCCGCTACATCTGTCTGGGGGCTCCCTCGCTCCCCCCGGCTGCCGCCGCCTTCTGGGCGCGGCCCGCCTCCTCCCGCCCCTTGAACTGCTTCCCCCTCGAAGCGGTGGAGGGGGATGTGGAGATCGGAAGCCTCAGGGTGCGCTGGTGGCCTGTGGATCATTCCATCCCCGGGGCGGGAGCCTTCGGGATCGAAACTTCAGAGGGGTGGGTGCTCTACACGGGGGACCTCCGGCTGCACGGGAAGGGGGCGGCGAAGACGCGCCGCTTTATGGAGGAGGCGGCGGCCCTGGCGCCCCTTGCCCTCATCTGCGAGGGGACCCACCCCGGCACGGAGCGGCCCGTCCGGGAGGAGGAGGTGGCGGAGCGCGCCCGGGAGGTGATCGGGCGGGCCGGGGGGCTGGTCGTTGCAGACTTCGGGCCCCGGAACATCGAGAGGCTGCTCGCTTTCCGGGAGGCGGCGGAGGGGGCGGGGCGCCGGCTGGGAATCACCACAAAGGATGCCTACCTTCTGGAGGCCCTTGCCACCGCCGGCGGGGGCATCCCCGATCCCCTGGCAGATGAGACCTTCGCCCTTTACGTGGATCTCAAGGCTGCCAGGCCGCTCTGGGAGCGGGAGCTGCTGGAGCGCTACCGGACCCGCTGCCCCGAGCGGGTGGTGGACGCCGCGGCCGTAAGCCGCGACCAGGGGGCCTACGTCCTCTGCTTTTCCTATTACGACTTCCACGAGCTTCTCGACATCAGCCCGCAGGGCGGGGTTTACATCTACTCCTCCAGCGAGGCCTTCAACGAGGAGATGCACATCGATCTCGACCGGCTCCGCGCCTGGATCCGCTACCTGGGCCTGAATCTCGTGGGGGACCCCGGCGACCGGGAGGGGAGGGGAAGGGAGCCGGGCTTTCATGCCAGCGGCCACATCCACGGCCCGGGCCTGGTGGAACTGGTGGAAACCATCAGGCCGCAGGTGCTGATCCCCGTGCACGGCGAGGACCGCCGGTTCTTCGAGCAGTTCCGGGGGCTTGTCCGGCTCTTCTTCCCGGAGCACGGGGAGACGGTTGTCCTGCCTTAG
- a CDS encoding HlyD family secretion protein, with product MRRRLVIALVLALTVAGAGGIAFYYHYEGEHYVSTEDARVAADAVTVTPEIGGRLLEWNVREGDVVRAGQVLGRQDLGSALTSGALNPQTMGAVAGVMAEKAVIKAPISGQVIQSKAVVGQMATPGMPLAVIADTENIYISANIKEKVIERVRVGQPVDVRIDAYPGRVFSGRVENIGMATTSVFSLLPAQNTGGNYTKVTQVIPVKIRLVSGRDLRLMPGMSVTVKIHVR from the coding sequence TTGCGGAGACGTCTGGTTATCGCGCTGGTTCTTGCGTTAACGGTTGCCGGAGCGGGCGGCATCGCCTTTTACTACCACTACGAAGGCGAGCATTACGTGAGCACCGAGGATGCCCGCGTGGCCGCGGATGCGGTTACCGTGACTCCGGAGATCGGCGGCAGGCTCCTTGAGTGGAACGTCAGGGAAGGGGACGTAGTCCGGGCGGGGCAGGTGCTCGGGCGGCAGGACCTCGGTTCCGCCCTCACCTCGGGTGCGCTCAACCCTCAAACAATGGGGGCAGTGGCCGGGGTGATGGCAGAGAAGGCGGTGATCAAGGCCCCGATCAGCGGGCAGGTGATCCAGTCGAAAGCCGTCGTGGGGCAGATGGCCACACCCGGGATGCCGCTGGCAGTAATCGCCGATACGGAGAACATTTACATCAGCGCCAACATCAAGGAAAAGGTGATTGAGCGGGTCAGGGTGGGGCAGCCGGTCGATGTCAGGATCGATGCCTATCCGGGGCGCGTCTTCAGCGGCAGGGTGGAAAACATCGGGATGGCCACGACCTCCGTTTTTTCGCTCCTGCCTGCCCAGAACACCGGCGGCAACTACACCAAGGTGACCCAGGTGATCCCCGTGAAGATCCGGCTCGTCAGCGGGCGCGATCTGAGGCTGATGCCGGGGATGAGCGTGACCGTGAAGATCCACGTCAGGTGA
- a CDS encoding 2Fe-2S iron-sulfur cluster binding domain-containing protein yields the protein MMLTLNGKPFPINGAATVLEVAQREGIWIPTLCHHPGLPPYGACRLCIVEVKAGGRPGLTASCTLPAADGLVVETDSPRVQEVRRMLVRLLLALTPDAPVVQELAGRLGVRESGFRPAGETGCTLCGLCVRTCEKIGACAIGFAFRGARRRVTPPFGRPAAECLGCRACAQVCPTGEVKFSESGSRLFGENWQVELEMAGCASCGKPFIPRPLFEHLKTAAGLEGEGLCPTCRQKKISTTLADTFLLRKQVR from the coding sequence ATGATGCTGACGCTTAACGGGAAGCCCTTTCCCATCAACGGGGCCGCGACGGTTCTCGAGGTGGCGCAGCGGGAAGGGATCTGGATCCCCACCCTCTGCCACCACCCGGGGCTTCCCCCCTACGGAGCCTGCCGGCTCTGCATCGTGGAAGTGAAGGCAGGGGGGAGGCCGGGGCTCACGGCTTCCTGCACCCTCCCGGCGGCAGACGGGCTCGTGGTGGAAACCGATTCCCCCCGCGTGCAGGAGGTGCGCCGGATGCTGGTGCGGCTGCTCCTTGCCCTCACGCCGGACGCCCCGGTGGTGCAGGAGCTGGCCGGGAGGCTGGGGGTGCGGGAGTCGGGGTTCAGGCCGGCCGGAGAGACCGGGTGCACCCTGTGCGGGCTCTGCGTCCGCACCTGCGAAAAGATCGGGGCCTGCGCCATCGGGTTCGCCTTCCGGGGCGCGCGCCGCCGGGTGACGCCTCCCTTCGGCAGGCCCGCCGCAGAGTGCCTCGGGTGCCGGGCCTGCGCCCAGGTCTGCCCCACCGGTGAGGTGAAGTTCAGCGAGAGCGGCAGCCGCCTCTTCGGGGAAAACTGGCAGGTAGAGCTGGAAATGGCAGGGTGCGCCTCCTGCGGCAAGCCGTTTATCCCCCGGCCGCTCTTCGAGCACCTGAAAACTGCAGCCGGCCTGGAGGGAGAAGGACTCTGCCCCACCTGCCGGCAGAAGAAAATCAGCACCACCCTCGCAGACACCTTCCTCCTCCGGAAGCAGGTCCGGTGA
- a CDS encoding ferrous iron transport protein A produces MQTERVLPLSDLPVGESGTVVGLEAHGPARQRLLDLGLVPGTRVEVLRKSPGGDPVAFRFRGAVIALRREAGRAILIRPEKRERG; encoded by the coding sequence TTGCAGACTGAACGCGTTCTTCCCTTAAGCGACCTGCCCGTTGGGGAAAGCGGGACGGTGGTCGGCCTTGAAGCGCACGGGCCCGCCCGCCAGCGTCTCCTCGACCTGGGCCTCGTCCCCGGGACGCGGGTGGAGGTCCTGCGGAAAAGCCCCGGCGGCGACCCGGTCGCCTTCCGGTTCCGGGGCGCCGTGATCGCACTGCGCCGCGAGGCGGGCCGCGCCATCCTGATCCGGCCCGAGAAAAGGGAGCGGGGGTGA
- the mntR gene encoding transcriptional regulator MntR: MLTESMEDYLEMIYRLQEAKGYVRAVDLAEALNVQPSSVTRMIQKLSEGGFIRYEKYRNIALTGRGAALGRFLVWRDQMLKEFLALLKAPVGVEEQVEGIEHYITPPTMCLIRNLVAYFAANPERLQELELLRQEHRYPDGEKLAELRAWLFKHNEE, encoded by the coding sequence ATGCTGACGGAGAGCATGGAGGATTACCTGGAGATGATCTACCGCCTCCAGGAGGCGAAGGGGTACGTGCGGGCCGTGGACCTGGCGGAGGCCCTGAACGTCCAGCCGTCCTCTGTAACCAGGATGATCCAGAAGCTGAGCGAGGGGGGTTTCATCAGGTACGAGAAGTACCGGAACATCGCCCTGACGGGGCGGGGCGCCGCCCTCGGCCGTTTTCTGGTCTGGCGCGACCAGATGCTGAAGGAGTTCCTGGCCTTGCTCAAGGCGCCGGTGGGGGTGGAGGAGCAGGTGGAGGGGATCGAGCACTACATCACACCTCCCACCATGTGCCTGATCCGCAACCTGGTCGCGTACTTCGCGGCCAACCCGGAGCGCCTCCAGGAGCTGGAGCTGCTCCGGCAGGAGCACCGCTACCCGGACGGGGAAAAGCTTGCCGAGCTGCGGGCCTGGCTCTTCAAGCACAATGAGGAATAA
- a CDS encoding ferrous iron transporter B, giving the protein MRPQELERNPAPRPAPELERIAAEARRMREAIEGREGERGRVRDRIAAAVYRQAELVAKQVVKRRQKNSPWCAWEKRLDDILASRLLGYPVMLALLGIVFWITLVGANIPSAFLSKIFFGFEAQLTAFCSRVGAPAWVHGLFVLGVYRTAAWVVSVMLPPMAIFFPLFTFLEELGYLPRVAFNLDRFFRSAGAQGKQALTMSMGFGCNAAGIVSCRIIESPRERLIAQLTNVFVPCNGRFPTLILLAGLLTGGLAAPGWRTLAAAGTVAGTVVLGTAVTLLVSWGMSRTLLKGVPSFFALELPPFRRPQWGRILIRSLCDRTLVVLRRAVTVAAPAGGVIWLLANTHLGGSSLLGRLAGGLDPLGRLLGLDGFILAAFILGLPANEIVLPILLMGYLSAGAMVKVEGVEALRQLFLAQGWTWLTALNMMLFSLLHYPCATTLLTIRRETGSWKWTLLAAAIPTLVAAAACLLTATGARLCSP; this is encoded by the coding sequence ATGAGGCCTCAAGAGCTGGAGCGCAACCCCGCCCCGCGGCCTGCTCCGGAACTGGAGAGGATTGCAGCAGAGGCGCGCCGGATGCGCGAGGCCATAGAGGGAAGAGAAGGGGAAAGGGGAAGGGTAAGGGACCGGATCGCCGCCGCCGTCTACCGTCAAGCAGAGCTGGTGGCGAAGCAGGTTGTGAAGCGCCGCCAGAAGAACTCCCCCTGGTGCGCCTGGGAAAAGCGCCTGGACGACATCCTGGCCTCGCGCCTTTTGGGCTATCCGGTGATGCTCGCCCTGCTCGGAATCGTCTTCTGGATCACGCTGGTCGGGGCGAACATCCCCTCGGCTTTTTTAAGCAAGATCTTTTTCGGCTTTGAGGCGCAGCTTACCGCATTCTGCAGCAGAGTGGGGGCCCCCGCCTGGGTGCACGGCCTCTTCGTTCTGGGCGTCTACCGCACGGCGGCGTGGGTCGTCTCGGTGATGCTCCCCCCAATGGCCATCTTCTTTCCACTCTTCACCTTCCTCGAGGAACTGGGCTACCTCCCGCGGGTTGCCTTCAACCTCGACCGGTTCTTCCGGAGCGCCGGGGCGCAGGGAAAGCAGGCCCTCACCATGAGCATGGGGTTCGGGTGCAATGCAGCAGGGATCGTCTCCTGCCGGATCATTGAGTCGCCAAGGGAGAGGCTGATCGCTCAGCTGACGAACGTTTTTGTGCCCTGCAACGGGCGCTTCCCCACCCTGATCCTCCTGGCCGGCCTCCTGACCGGGGGGCTGGCGGCCCCCGGGTGGAGGACGCTGGCGGCAGCAGGAACGGTGGCAGGGACGGTGGTGCTGGGGACGGCAGTCACACTCCTCGTTTCCTGGGGGATGTCCAGGACCTTGCTGAAGGGGGTCCCCTCCTTCTTTGCGCTGGAGCTTCCCCCCTTCCGGCGCCCCCAGTGGGGCCGGATCTTGATCCGCTCCCTCTGCGACCGCACCCTGGTAGTGCTCCGGAGGGCGGTTACGGTCGCCGCCCCGGCGGGAGGCGTGATCTGGCTCCTTGCCAACACCCACCTCGGGGGAAGCAGCCTGCTCGGACGGCTCGCAGGCGGGCTCGACCCCCTGGGAAGGCTGCTCGGGCTCGACGGCTTCATCCTGGCCGCGTTCATCCTCGGGCTTCCGGCCAACGAGATCGTGCTCCCCATCCTCCTGATGGGTTACCTCTCTGCCGGGGCGATGGTGAAAGTGGAAGGGGTGGAAGCCCTCCGGCAGCTTTTCCTGGCCCAAGGCTGGACCTGGCTGACGGCCCTGAACATGATGCTCTTCTCCCTGCTCCACTACCCCTGCGCCACCACCCTCCTGACAATCCGCAGGGAAACGGGGAGCTGGAAGTGGACGCTGCTTGCCGCGGCGATCCCGACCCTGGTTGCCGCGGCCGCCTGCCTCCTCACGGCGACCGGGGCGCGGCTCTGCAGCCCTTAA
- a CDS encoding 4Fe-4S binding protein: protein MNRLEELRRAGLNSLYPEKVKFTVGRATCGRASGADEVYRVLQDEVARQGLDFEVASTGCLGLCQEEPLVSVRCPGGPRRVYGRVNPELARQLVEEVARGGFPRRRLLGKVYEDEVLITGERVKLTGEAPEGRLLAEIPFYAPQIKVATRNCGWIDPGSIAEYVARGGYRALEQALKMRPGEIIEEVLASGLRGRGGGGFPTGRKWALARQAPGETRYVICNADEGDPGAYMDRSILEGDPHTVLEGMVIGGYAIGAQSGIIYCRAEYPLAVATLREAIRQAEEHGFLGENIFGSGFDFHIEVVEGRGAFVCGEETALIASIEGRMGEPRPRPPYPAEQGLWGKPTCINNVETWANIPPIIARGSRWFAGMGTGTSKGTKVFALVGDIRNNGLVEVPMGTTLRQIVYDVGGGTGIFDLKAVQTGGPSGGCIPAGMIDLPVDYEALTGAGSIMGSGGMVVMDERSCMVDVARFFLAFTQDESCGKCLPCREGTRQMLEILNRICAGEAELPDLELLEELGRAVKDASLCGLGQTAPTPVLSTLKYFREEYEAHIRDRFCPAGVCPELFELVIAEDACRGCGLCVKVCPQGAITGEKERPHHLDRKKCVRCRACLGVCRRKAIKAVPRKELSDDADA, encoded by the coding sequence GTGAACAGGTTGGAGGAACTGCGGAGAGCCGGCCTCAATTCCCTCTACCCGGAAAAGGTAAAATTCACCGTGGGGAGGGCGACCTGCGGGCGCGCCTCGGGAGCAGACGAGGTCTACCGGGTTCTGCAGGATGAAGTGGCAAGGCAGGGGCTTGACTTCGAGGTCGCCTCCACCGGCTGCCTGGGCCTCTGCCAGGAGGAGCCGCTGGTTTCCGTAAGGTGCCCGGGAGGGCCGCGCCGCGTCTACGGGAGGGTGAACCCCGAACTGGCGCGGCAGCTTGTGGAAGAAGTTGCCAGAGGCGGGTTTCCCAGGCGGAGGCTGCTCGGGAAGGTTTACGAAGACGAGGTCCTGATCACCGGGGAAAGGGTGAAGCTCACGGGAGAGGCCCCGGAGGGGCGCCTCCTTGCGGAAATCCCCTTCTACGCCCCCCAGATTAAAGTGGCGACAAGAAACTGCGGCTGGATCGACCCGGGAAGCATCGCCGAGTACGTGGCGAGAGGAGGGTACCGGGCGCTGGAGCAGGCCCTAAAGATGCGGCCCGGGGAAATCATTGAAGAAGTTCTGGCCTCCGGCCTGCGCGGGCGCGGCGGGGGCGGCTTTCCGACGGGGCGGAAGTGGGCCCTCGCCAGGCAGGCGCCCGGTGAGACCAGGTACGTCATCTGCAACGCCGACGAGGGGGACCCGGGCGCCTACATGGACCGCAGCATCCTCGAAGGGGATCCCCACACCGTCCTGGAGGGGATGGTGATCGGCGGCTACGCCATCGGGGCGCAGAGCGGGATCATCTACTGCCGGGCAGAGTACCCGCTGGCGGTGGCGACCCTGCGGGAGGCCATCAGGCAGGCGGAGGAGCACGGCTTCCTGGGCGAAAACATCTTCGGGTCCGGGTTCGACTTCCACATCGAAGTCGTCGAGGGGAGAGGGGCCTTTGTCTGCGGGGAAGAAACCGCCCTGATCGCGTCTATCGAAGGGAGAATGGGAGAGCCCCGGCCGCGCCCCCCCTACCCGGCCGAGCAGGGGCTCTGGGGGAAGCCCACCTGCATCAACAACGTCGAGACCTGGGCCAACATCCCCCCGATCATCGCGCGCGGGAGCAGGTGGTTCGCCGGGATGGGAACCGGAACCAGCAAGGGGACCAAGGTCTTCGCCCTGGTAGGCGACATCCGCAACAACGGGCTGGTGGAGGTCCCGATGGGAACAACCCTGCGCCAGATCGTCTACGATGTGGGGGGAGGGACGGGAATCTTCGATCTGAAGGCCGTCCAGACAGGAGGGCCTTCGGGCGGCTGCATCCCGGCCGGGATGATCGACCTCCCGGTAGACTACGAGGCGCTCACGGGCGCCGGTTCCATCATGGGCTCCGGCGGGATGGTGGTGATGGACGAGCGGTCGTGCATGGTGGACGTAGCCCGCTTCTTCCTTGCCTTCACCCAGGACGAGTCCTGCGGCAAGTGCCTCCCCTGCCGGGAGGGCACCAGGCAGATGCTGGAGATCCTCAACAGGATCTGCGCCGGGGAAGCGGAGCTGCCGGACCTCGAACTGCTGGAAGAACTCGGCAGAGCCGTGAAGGACGCCTCCCTGTGCGGGCTCGGCCAGACGGCGCCCACCCCTGTCCTGAGCACCCTGAAATACTTCCGGGAAGAGTACGAGGCCCACATCCGGGACCGCTTCTGCCCTGCGGGAGTCTGCCCGGAGCTCTTCGAACTCGTCATCGCGGAAGACGCCTGCCGGGGCTGCGGCCTCTGCGTGAAGGTCTGCCCGCAGGGGGCGATTACCGGTGAAAAGGAAAGGCCGCACCACCTGGACAGGAAGAAGTGCGTCCGCTGCCGGGCGTGCCTGGGAGTCTGCCGGAGAAAGGCGATTAAAGCAGTCCCGCGCAAGGAGTTGAGTGATGATGCTGACGCTTAA
- a CDS encoding efflux RND transporter periplasmic adaptor subunit → MRSWRKAVAAILSAVSLLLAAGCGSRAAGKVTVEVLPVGEGAVTTDLEITGVLAPNRTVNIFSKLAGVVDVVGADVGDRVAAGQLLLQIDTRELNAQLKQAQAAVRVAEAQAEDARIGVEAARVELDLARKTCERIKKLADAGAASPSQLDEAQSRLEGAEKKYQDFAKKYEAASNAVAVQQAAAGVISAQISNSRITSPIGGVVTNRNINPGELASPGVPLLTVADVGVLKLQGMVSQEAVPLLSVGQEVKVAVDALPGRSFTGRISRVGPVAATTGQYFPVEISVPGKSGLAAGMTARATIRITGPKGLVVPLAAVKTGGGQSCVFVVSRGRVVRRPVRLGLRGNGEVMVLQGLRPGEQVVVSNVGALQEGMPVAAVPAKKC, encoded by the coding sequence ATGAGAAGCTGGAGGAAAGCAGTAGCTGCCATTTTATCGGCGGTGTCTTTGCTCCTGGCGGCGGGGTGCGGCAGCAGGGCCGCCGGCAAGGTGACGGTGGAGGTCCTCCCAGTCGGTGAGGGCGCCGTCACGACGGATCTGGAGATTACCGGGGTCCTGGCCCCGAACAGGACCGTCAACATCTTCAGCAAGCTGGCGGGTGTGGTGGACGTGGTGGGGGCTGATGTGGGCGACCGCGTGGCAGCCGGCCAGCTCCTGCTCCAGATTGACACCAGGGAGCTGAACGCCCAGCTCAAGCAGGCCCAGGCCGCGGTCCGGGTGGCGGAGGCCCAGGCGGAAGACGCCCGGATCGGCGTCGAGGCGGCGCGGGTGGAGCTCGACCTTGCCCGGAAGACCTGCGAGCGCATCAAAAAGCTGGCCGATGCCGGAGCCGCCTCTCCGAGCCAGCTCGATGAGGCGCAGAGCAGGCTGGAAGGAGCTGAGAAAAAGTACCAGGACTTCGCGAAGAAGTACGAGGCGGCAAGCAACGCCGTCGCCGTGCAGCAGGCTGCCGCCGGGGTGATCAGCGCCCAGATCAGCAACAGCAGGATCACCAGCCCGATCGGCGGAGTCGTCACCAACCGCAACATCAACCCCGGGGAGCTGGCCTCGCCAGGAGTGCCTCTTCTTACAGTTGCCGATGTAGGGGTCCTCAAGCTCCAGGGGATGGTATCCCAGGAGGCCGTACCCCTGCTTTCCGTTGGGCAGGAGGTCAAGGTGGCCGTTGATGCCCTCCCGGGGAGGTCCTTTACCGGCAGGATCAGCCGCGTCGGGCCGGTGGCGGCAACAACCGGCCAGTACTTCCCGGTGGAGATCTCGGTCCCTGGAAAAAGCGGCCTGGCCGCGGGGATGACGGCGCGGGCGACGATCAGGATCACCGGGCCAAAAGGGCTTGTCGTCCCCCTTGCGGCGGTGAAGACCGGGGGCGGGCAGAGCTGCGTCTTCGTCGTCAGCCGCGGCAGGGTGGTTCGCAGGCCCGTCAGGTTGGGCCTGAGAGGCAATGGCGAGGTGATGGTCCTGCAGGGGCTGCGGCCGGGCGAGCAGGTTGTCGTGAGCAACGTAGGCGCCCTGCAAGAGGGTATGCCGGTTGCTGCAGTGCCTGCGAAAAAGTGCTGA
- a CDS encoding iron transporter FeoB: protein MNRNKKEDRYVVALAGNPNTGKSTLFNALTGLNQHTGNWPGKTVEMARGYYRHRGKRVTLVDLPGTYSLLANSPEEEVARDFLCFSRPGAVVVVADATCLERNLHLVLQVTEITPRAVVCLNLMDEARRKGIQVDAAGLAEALGVPVVPTAARRGEGLLQLKDTVDDLLTGALYPSPRPVAYDPELEACLGKLEEELRELAGLNGGLNPRWLALRLLSGDPEIIKNELVMLNRLPAGTY, encoded by the coding sequence ATGAACAGAAACAAAAAGGAGGACCGGTACGTGGTAGCCCTCGCCGGGAACCCCAACACCGGGAAAAGCACCCTTTTCAATGCCCTGACGGGGCTCAACCAGCACACCGGAAACTGGCCGGGGAAGACGGTGGAGATGGCGCGGGGGTATTACCGCCACCGGGGGAAAAGGGTCACCCTGGTCGACCTGCCGGGAACCTACTCCCTCCTCGCCAATTCTCCGGAGGAGGAGGTGGCGCGCGATTTTCTCTGCTTCTCCCGCCCGGGCGCCGTCGTGGTGGTCGCGGATGCCACCTGCCTGGAGCGCAATCTCCACCTCGTCCTGCAGGTGACCGAGATCACCCCCCGCGCCGTGGTCTGCCTGAACCTTATGGACGAGGCGCGCCGCAAGGGGATCCAGGTGGACGCCGCCGGGCTTGCGGAGGCGCTGGGGGTGCCGGTGGTTCCCACGGCCGCCCGCCGGGGGGAGGGTTTGCTGCAGCTTAAAGACACCGTTGACGACCTCCTCACCGGAGCCCTCTACCCCAGCCCGCGGCCGGTAGCCTACGACCCGGAGCTGGAAGCCTGCCTCGGGAAGCTGGAAGAGGAGCTGCGGGAGCTGGCAGGCCTGAACGGCGGACTCAACCCCCGCTGGCTTGCCCTCCGCCTCCTCAGCGGCGACCCCGAAATCATTAAAAACGAACTGGTCATGCTTAACCGGCTCCCGGCCGGGACATACTAA